The Vigna unguiculata cultivar IT97K-499-35 chromosome 6, ASM411807v1, whole genome shotgun sequence genome contains a region encoding:
- the LOC114186588 gene encoding non-specific lipid-transfer protein-like: MEKKTLIGFVLLISMMFVGSEVHANDITCIEAITLLLPCEPFLLGLGPTTPSLNCCTSIAVIFKETTTVELRRSICSCLKNAAFQAGIKHDSAAKLSQLCKTRFSFPIDPFVDCDSVA, encoded by the exons ATGGAGAAGAAAACATTGATAGGTTTTGTGTTGCTAATAAGCATGATGTTTGTGGGAAGTGAAGTGCATGCGAATGACATAACATGTATCGAGGCCATAACTCTTTTGTTGCCATGTGAGCCATTCTTGCTGGGTTTGGGTCCAACAACACCATCACTTAATTGTTGTACAAGCATAGCAGTAATATTCAAAGAGACAACAACAGTTGAACTTCGTAGATCCATATGTTCTTGTCTCAAGAATGCTGCATTTCAAGCAGGCATCAAGCATGACAGCGCCGCAAAACTTTCTCAATTATGTAAGACTCGCTTTTCGTTTCCCATTGATCCATTCGTCGACTGTGATTC GGTTGCTTGA